From Polaribacter haliotis:
TCTTTCTGGGTTTTCTGGATCCATTAAAATAGACGAATTCAAAGATCTTTTTCTACCCACCAACATATTAGGGTCGTAAGAAGGCGCTGTTACCAAAGCTAAAATTTCTCCTGTAGTAGGTTCAATAGCGACAATACCACCTCTTTTACCTTTCATTAACTCTTGTGCATACGATTGCAATTCTATATCCAAGGTTAAAGTTAGATCTTTTCCATTTACAGAAAGTGTATCATATTCTCCATTTTTATAAGAACCAGTAACTTTGTTAAAACGATTTTTATGGAAATATTTTTTTCCTTTTTTCCCTCTTAATAGATTCTCATATTGTTTTTCTATACCATCTTTTCCAATCAATTCTCCTTGTTGGTAATAATCGCTTTTTCTAGCCAAATTCTCATTTACTTCTCCAATATAACCCAATACATTTGCAGCAACTTTTACAGGATAGTCTCTAATGATTCTTTTTTGAATAAAAAACCCTTTGTATTTATGAAGTTTTTCTTGTAAAAAGGCAAAATCTTCTTTTGCTAATTGTTTTAGAAATACCGAAGGTAAATATGGTGCGTAATTTTCTGCTCTTTCAAAACGCTTTAAAAAATCTTCTTTAGTAATTTTTACTAGCTTACAAAATTCTAAAGTATCTAAAGGTTTCACCAGGTTTGGTTGCATCATAACATCGTAAGAAAGTTGGTTTGCTACTAAAAGCTTCCCATTTCTATCATATACATAGCCACGTTCTGGATAATCGTATTGTGTTTTTACTGCAGCATTTCTAATTGGGTCGTAATTATCTCCTCTAATAATTTGAAGTTGAAATAAACGCCCAATAAAAACGATACCTACTAATGTGATTAAAAAATAAATTAAAAAGCTTTTTTGCATTACTGTTTTTTAGAAAAAATATAGTTTCCTAAGAAATATAATAATAACGTAAAAATACCTGAAAAAAGTGTATTCAATATTACATGAGATATATTTTGGAAACTAAAATTAGCAAAAGAAAACAGTATAAAATGGTGTATGAACGTTAAAGTTACTACAAAGTTAAATATTTTACCAAAAGACTCGGAATGTATATTAAAAAAAGGATAGTCTGCAGGGTATTTTCTAAAATAAACTTTTACAAAAAATAATCTTATATATGCAATTGTTAAAATAGAAAAAGCGTGAATTCCTCCAGAGTCTGAAAAGAAATCAACTGCCAAACCCAACATAAAACTTGCCAATAAAAAGGGAAATCTGTTTTCTTTAAGAGGATATAAAAAAACGAAAGCGATGTATAAATAAGGATTTACATATCCTAAAAATAAAATATTATTCAGCACAAAAACTTGCAGAAAAAGCAAGAATACAAATAACAATGCGAAGTATAATGTTTTATTCAATTTCTTGGTTTTCTAAAGATTTTATTTCTTCTTTATCTAAGGTTTTTATTACATAAACGGGTCCAATATTACTCATGTCGTTAAATAATTTAACCTCGATAACATTATTTACTGCGTTATTTTTACCTACATTTATAACGGTTCCAATTAAAATACCAGCTGGAAAAATAGTAGATCTTCCACCGGTTTCAATAGTATCTCCAACTTTTACAGGAGCTTGTCTTGGGACATCTGTTAACTGAACAATATTATAATCTTTTCCATCCCATTTTAAACTTCCAAAAAAATATTGATTTTTAAGTTTTGCATTAATGTTACTGTTTTTATTTAAAATAGATTGTACTCTTGTATAGTTAGCTGAAGAAAAATCGGTTATTCCAATAATACCTCTGCCATTTACAACTGCCATTTCCTTTTCTAAACCTTCATTTTTACCTTTATTAATCGTAAGGTAATTAAAAGCCTTAGAATAATTATTATTAATTATTTTGGCATTCGTAAAAGTATATTTTTGATTGTATTTTAAAGAATCTACAACTGTAGAATCTAAATTTAAAACAATGGAAGTGTTTTTTTCTAATTGATTTCTTAAGAAATTATTTTCCTCTAAAAGTTGCTGGTTAACAGACTTTAAGTTGAAGTATTCTGAAATACTTGAAGCCTGATTAAACATTCCACCAGTAACTGCATTTGCAGAATTCACGTATTTACTTTTATGAAAATTAAGATTATTAAATGTTAAAACAATAGCGATTAATTGCAACATTAAAAAGAATAAAAGGTACTTAAACTTCTGAAAAAAGTAAATAAGTTGTTGCATAACTAAAATCGCTCAGAAATTATTTCATTAATACATTTTTGTATTTATCTAATTCTTTTAAAGCAATTCCTGTTCCACGCACAACAGCTCTTAATGGGTCTTCTGCCACGTAAACAGGTAAATCTGTTTTCCTTGACAATCTTTTATCTAAACCTCTTAACATAGAACCACCACCTGCTAAATAAATACCTGTATTATAAATATCTGCAGCTAATTCTGGAGGTGTTTTAGATAATGTTTCCATTACAGCATCTTCAATTCTTAAAATAGATTTGTCTAATGCTTTTGCAATTTCTCTAAAAGAAACTTGCACCTGTTTTGGCTTACCACTTAATAAATCTCTACCTTGAACTAACATGTCTTCTGGTGGAGTTTCTAAATCTTCTGTAGCCGCACCAATGGTAATTTTAATTTTTTCTGCAGTCGTTTCTCCAACATGTAAGTTATGCTGTGTTCGCATATAATACATAATATCGTTGGTAAATAAATCTCCTGCCACTTTTACAGATTGGTCGCAAACAATACCAGCCAAAGCAATTACAGCAATTTCTGTTGTTCCACCACCTATATCTATAATCATGTTTCCTTTTGGCTCCATAATATCTATTCCAACCCCAATTGCTGCCGCCATTGGTTCGTAAATTAAATAGATTTCTTTAGCATTCATATGTTTTGCAGAATCGCGAACCGCTCGTTTTTCTACTTCTGTAATTCCTGAAGGAATACATATAACCATTCTTAATGCTGGTGGAAATAATTTCTTTTTAATGGAAGGAATTTGTTTTACAAACTCTTTAATCATCTCTTCAGATGCTTGGAAATCTGCAATAACTCCGTCTTTTAACGGACGAATTGTTTTAATATTTTCATGAGTTTTTCCTTGCATTAAATTAGCTTCTTTACCAATTGCAATGATTTTTCCGGTAATTCTATTTCTTGCAACAATTGAAGGACTATCGATAACCACTTTTCCATTGTGAATTATCAACGTATTTGCGGTCCCTAAATCAATCGCAATATCTTCCGTCATAAAATCAAAAAAACCCATAAAATATCTTTGTTGTATTATTTTTAAAGTACTATTTACAAATCTACTAAAATTCTGATTGTAAACAACCTATAAAATCTTAATGTTTAAAATGTCTTGTTCCTGTCATAACCATAGATAAACCGTTTTTATTACAGTAATCTATACTTAATTGATCTTTTATAGATCCTCCTGGCTGAATTACACTTTTTACACCAGCCTTATCTGCAATTTCTACACAATCTGGAAATGGAAAAAACGCATCACTTGCCATTACACAACCTTCTAAATCGAATTTAAAAGAAGTTGCTTTTTCAATCGCTTGGTTTAAAGCATCTACTCTACTCGTTTGCCCTGTTCCACCTGCTAATAATTGCTTGTTTTTTACTAAAATAATTGTGTTCGATTTTGTGTTCTTACACAATTTCGATGCAAACAATAAATCTTCTAACTCGCTTTCGGTTGGTTTATTGTTAGTAACGTATTTTAAATCTTCTAATTTATCTGTAATGTTGTCTTTATCCTGAACTAAATTACCATTTAAACAAGTTCTAATTGTTGTTTTTGGCAATGCTACTTCTTTCTGAATTAAGATAATTCTATTCTTTTTTCCTTTTAAGATTTCTAAAGCTTCATTTGAATAACTTGGTGCAATTACTACTTCACAAAATAACGTGTGAATTTTCTCTGCAGTTGCTGCATCAATTTGTGTGTTTGCTATTAAAATTCCACCAAAAGCAGAAACTGGATCTCCAGCTAAAGCATCTGAATATGCTTCGCTAATTGTTTCTCTTTGTGCAAAACCACAAGCATTGTTATGCTTTAATATCGCAAATGTTGGTGCTTCACCTTTAAACTCTTCCATTAAATTTACAGCAGCATCTACATCTAATAAATTATTATAACTTAATTCTTTACCATGAAGTTTGTCGAAAATTTCCTCTAAATCTCCAAAGAAATATCCTTTTTGGTGTGGGTTTTCTCCATAACGTAAAACTTGTGCATTCGTTTCACTTACTTTTAAAGCAGGTTCTTCGTTATTGTTGAAGTAATTAAAAATTGCAGTATCGTAATGTGAAGAAACATTAAAAGATTTTCCTGCGTATTTTTTTCTTTGTTCTATAGAAGTTTCACCTTTATTTTCTGATAAAATTGATAAGAAATCTTCATATTGGTCCATTGAAGAAACAATAAAAGTATCTTTAAAATTCTTTGCAGCTGCTCTAATTAAAGAGATTCCTCCAATATCAATTTTCTCTACAATGTCTTGTTCAGAAGCTCCAGAAGCAACCGTTTTTTCAAACGGATATAAATCTACAATTATCAAGTCTATTTGTGGAATATTGTATTCTTTTAATTCAGCAACATCACCTTCGTGATCTTGTCTGTTTAAAATTCCTCCAAAAACTTTTGGGTGTAAAGTCTTAACTCTACCTCCTAATATAGAAGGATAAGAAGTAACATCTTCTACAGGAACTACATCTATTCCAAGATCTTTAATAAATTTTTCTGTTCCTCCAGTTGAATAAATAGTTACATTTAATTCATCTAATTTTCTTACAATTGGCTCTAAACCATCTTTGTGAAATACCGAAATTAATGCGGATTTAATTGTTTTTGAAGTGCTCATTTAGTGTTGTGTTGTTAAGCACAC
This genomic window contains:
- the mreC gene encoding rod shape-determining protein MreC yields the protein MQQLIYFFQKFKYLLFFLMLQLIAIVLTFNNLNFHKSKYVNSANAVTGGMFNQASSISEYFNLKSVNQQLLEENNFLRNQLEKNTSIVLNLDSTVVDSLKYNQKYTFTNAKIINNNYSKAFNYLTINKGKNEGLEKEMAVVNGRGIIGITDFSSANYTRVQSILNKNSNINAKLKNQYFFGSLKWDGKDYNIVQLTDVPRQAPVKVGDTIETGGRSTIFPAGILIGTVINVGKNNAVNNVIEVKLFNDMSNIGPVYVIKTLDKEEIKSLENQEIE
- a CDS encoding rod shape-determining protein gives rise to the protein MGFFDFMTEDIAIDLGTANTLIIHNGKVVIDSPSIVARNRITGKIIAIGKEANLMQGKTHENIKTIRPLKDGVIADFQASEEMIKEFVKQIPSIKKKLFPPALRMVICIPSGITEVEKRAVRDSAKHMNAKEIYLIYEPMAAAIGVGIDIMEPKGNMIIDIGGGTTEIAVIALAGIVCDQSVKVAGDLFTNDIMYYMRTQHNLHVGETTAEKIKITIGAATEDLETPPEDMLVQGRDLLSGKPKQVQVSFREIAKALDKSILRIEDAVMETLSKTPPELAADIYNTGIYLAGGGSMLRGLDKRLSRKTDLPVYVAEDPLRAVVRGTGIALKELDKYKNVLMK
- the purH gene encoding bifunctional phosphoribosylaminoimidazolecarboxamide formyltransferase/IMP cyclohydrolase, whose amino-acid sequence is MSTSKTIKSALISVFHKDGLEPIVRKLDELNVTIYSTGGTEKFIKDLGIDVVPVEDVTSYPSILGGRVKTLHPKVFGGILNRQDHEGDVAELKEYNIPQIDLIIVDLYPFEKTVASGASEQDIVEKIDIGGISLIRAAAKNFKDTFIVSSMDQYEDFLSILSENKGETSIEQRKKYAGKSFNVSSHYDTAIFNYFNNNEEPALKVSETNAQVLRYGENPHQKGYFFGDLEEIFDKLHGKELSYNNLLDVDAAVNLMEEFKGEAPTFAILKHNNACGFAQRETISEAYSDALAGDPVSAFGGILIANTQIDAATAEKIHTLFCEVVIAPSYSNEALEILKGKKNRIILIQKEVALPKTTIRTCLNGNLVQDKDNITDKLEDLKYVTNNKPTESELEDLLFASKLCKNTKSNTIILVKNKQLLAGGTGQTSRVDALNQAIEKATSFKFDLEGCVMASDAFFPFPDCVEIADKAGVKSVIQPGGSIKDQLSIDYCNKNGLSMVMTGTRHFKH